One region of Drosophila subobscura isolate 14011-0131.10 chromosome J, UCBerk_Dsub_1.0, whole genome shotgun sequence genomic DNA includes:
- the LOC117894579 gene encoding uncharacterized protein LOC117894579 isoform X2: MFHTSEATISYKKLRNAIKCPAYSDIYGQYKDSSFEKCQQWSSKLQFPRSAAAAVATEEPIQSRTHKVYDSMKNFLHRKLFAQPSQKERAPNEEPTSDYDEQDLLDSSYQADAEEEEEERDADCSCSSNSNSSTISSSSHADTPKRSPQKSLLSLNCWQSSQPSDSNKEEDESDAGISDCCQLLVENTSSNKQRRSSPKKRTSLPRYNSANSTEDDDDDEEPELLACAWYQPRISAKAAHEHLQQSTPGSFLLRRSTPRHFELCLRLERKVKTYPVQSTRTQMYRLKGAKKQFSTLKALITHHSVMAEQLPLTLDMPRERHVVKSSAVRYADDFEPLESLQLLGILKSLQAKSIEI; the protein is encoded by the exons CTACGCAATGCCATCAAGTGTCCAGCCTATTCCGACATCTACGGGCAGTACAAAGACTCGTCCTTCGAGAAGTGCCAACAATGGAGCAGCAAACTGCAGTTCCCaaggtcagcagcagcggcagtggccaCCGAGGAGCCCATTCAGAGTCGCACCCACAAGGTCTACGACAGCATGAAGAACTTTCTGCACCGCAAACTGTTTGCCCAACCCTCGCAAAAGGAGCGGGCACCGAATGAAGAGCCAACCAGTGATTATGATGAG CAGGACCTTCTCGACTCCTCGTACCAGGCCGACgcggaggaagaggaggaggaaaggGATGCcgattgcagctgcagctccaactccaacagcagcaccattTCCAGCAGTAGCCATGCGGACACGCCCAAGCGCTCGCCCCAGaagtcgctgctgtcgctcaACTGCTGGCAGAGCAGTCAGCCAAGTGACTCCAACAAAGAGGAGGATGAGTCCGATGCCGGAATCTCCgactgctgccagctgctggtggagaaCACATCGAGCAACAAACAGCGTCGCAGCTCGCCCAAGAAGCGGACATCCCTGCCCCGCTACAACAGCGCCAACAGCaccgaggacgacgacgatgatgaggagccGGAACTGTTGGCTTGCGCCTGGTACCAGCCCCGCATCAGTGCGAAGGCCGCCCACGAGCATCTGCAGCAGTCGACTCCAGGCAGCTTCCTGCTCCGCCGCAGCACGCCCCGCCACTTTGAGCTCTGTCTGCGTCTCGAACGGAAGGTGAAGACTTACCCCGTGCAGTCCACGCGCACCCAGATGTACCGCCTGAAGGGGGCCAAGAAGCAGTTCAGCACTCTCAAGGCATTGATTACCCACCACTCGGTGATGGCCGAGCAGCTACCCCTCACCCTGGACATGCCCAGGGAGCGACATGTGGTCAAGTCGTCCGCGGTGCGCTATGCGGATGACTTCGAGCCGCTGGAGTCTCTCCAGCTCCTGGGCATACTCAAGAGTTTGCAGGCCAAGAGCATTGAAATATAG
- the LOC117894577 gene encoding G-box-binding factor, with protein sequence MAMQDIRLRLEPQLSTVTATFTSSSSSASSSTSSSSNTAETTLIETAQKSPIAAEQIFSEAAAGAGTGTTTVNTSPQHYFHHHHHPHQHPRPQQQQQQQQHTHSHPHPHPHHPRRHVEQLQLVHSHHNAQELPEQEHQHQLQLPRSPSSEEDNSPTEMNNCRRLVDKPPLVKRLTMGIGLLRGTEDSRPLVHNTCGSSLNSGSSQTISDGYVNEAICEPDKYVASKFGDSCRQSLTALETATQRLQVELPNNKKYLRETCSANSSPKLFAANGSLRLDNLSLAEQQELKGAAWFQAGIPREISLEVLSRQSPGAFLVRQSSTKPGCFALSLRVPPPSPRVAHYLILRTQRGYKIKGFTKEFSSLKALITHHSVMPELLPVPLTLPRPAHVRSHAQTQAQVYGSGGGGGGGDFEMYGSLNDFRNMMADLNV encoded by the exons ATGGCCATGCAGGATATAAGGCTACGCCTGGAACCGCAGCTCAgtacagtcacagccacattcacatcgtcctcgtcctcagcctcctcctccacatcaTCCTCATCGAACACGGCTGAGACGACGCTGATTGAGACGGCCCAGAAGTCGCCCATTGCAGCCGAGCAGATCTTCAG tgaggcagctgctggagcagggaCAGGAACGACCACAGTGAATACATCTCCGCAGCATtatttccatcatcatcatcatccgcacCAGCATCCAcgcccgcagcagcagcaacagcaacagcagcacacgcactctcatccgcatccgcatccgcaccATCCGAGACGCCacgtggagcagctgcagctggtgcacAGCCACCACAATGCCCAAGAGCTGCCCgagcaggagcaccagcatcagctgcAACTGCCGCGCTCCCCCAGCTCCGAGGAGGATAATTCACCCACAGAAATGAATAATTGCCGTCGTTTGGTTGATAAACCGCCGCTG GTGAAGCGCCTCACCATGGGCATTGGCCTGCTCAGGGGCACCGAGGACAGCCGCCCACTGGTGCACAACACATGCGGCTCCTCCCTGAACTCGGGCTCGTCGCAGACCATTTCGGATGGCTATGTGAACGAGGCCATCTGCGAGCCGGACAAGTATGTGGCCAGCAAATTTGGTGACTCGTGTCGCCAATCGCTCACCGCCCTGGAAACGGCCACCCAGCGCCTGCAGGTGGAGCTGCCCAACAACAAGAAGTATTTGCGAGAGACATGCAGCG CTAATTCCAGTCCGAAACTGTTTGCCGCCAATGGATCACTGCGTCTGGATAATCTCAGTCtagccgagcagcaggagcttaAGGGTGCCGCCTGGTTTCAGGCGGGCATTCCGCGCGAGATCTCACTGGAGGTGCTCTCCCGCCAGAGTCCCGGCGCCTTTCTGGTGCGCCAGAGCAGCACCAAGCCAGGCTGCTTTGCTCTGTCGCTGCGTGTGCCGCCGCCATCACCGCGAGTGGCCCACTATCTGATCCTCAGGACACAGCGGGGCTACAAAATCAAG GGCTTTACCAAGGAGTTTAGTTCGCTGAAAGCCCTGATCACCCATCACTCGGTGATGCCGGAGCTGCTGCCCGTGCCGCTGACGCTGCCCCGACCGGCGCACGTGCGTTCCCACGcccagacacaggcacaggtgtatggcagtggcggtggcggcggtggcggggaCTTTGAAATGTACGGCTCGCTGAATGATTTTCGCAACATGATGGCCGATTTGAATGTGTGA
- the LOC117894579 gene encoding uncharacterized protein LOC117894579 isoform X1, with amino-acid sequence MGRLFQYNRFGATDNINKRNKKDTQNKNKMLRNAIKCPAYSDIYGQYKDSSFEKCQQWSSKLQFPRSAAAAVATEEPIQSRTHKVYDSMKNFLHRKLFAQPSQKERAPNEEPTSDYDEQDLLDSSYQADAEEEEEERDADCSCSSNSNSSTISSSSHADTPKRSPQKSLLSLNCWQSSQPSDSNKEEDESDAGISDCCQLLVENTSSNKQRRSSPKKRTSLPRYNSANSTEDDDDDEEPELLACAWYQPRISAKAAHEHLQQSTPGSFLLRRSTPRHFELCLRLERKVKTYPVQSTRTQMYRLKGAKKQFSTLKALITHHSVMAEQLPLTLDMPRERHVVKSSAVRYADDFEPLESLQLLGILKSLQAKSIEI; translated from the exons CTACGCAATGCCATCAAGTGTCCAGCCTATTCCGACATCTACGGGCAGTACAAAGACTCGTCCTTCGAGAAGTGCCAACAATGGAGCAGCAAACTGCAGTTCCCaaggtcagcagcagcggcagtggccaCCGAGGAGCCCATTCAGAGTCGCACCCACAAGGTCTACGACAGCATGAAGAACTTTCTGCACCGCAAACTGTTTGCCCAACCCTCGCAAAAGGAGCGGGCACCGAATGAAGAGCCAACCAGTGATTATGATGAG CAGGACCTTCTCGACTCCTCGTACCAGGCCGACgcggaggaagaggaggaggaaaggGATGCcgattgcagctgcagctccaactccaacagcagcaccattTCCAGCAGTAGCCATGCGGACACGCCCAAGCGCTCGCCCCAGaagtcgctgctgtcgctcaACTGCTGGCAGAGCAGTCAGCCAAGTGACTCCAACAAAGAGGAGGATGAGTCCGATGCCGGAATCTCCgactgctgccagctgctggtggagaaCACATCGAGCAACAAACAGCGTCGCAGCTCGCCCAAGAAGCGGACATCCCTGCCCCGCTACAACAGCGCCAACAGCaccgaggacgacgacgatgatgaggagccGGAACTGTTGGCTTGCGCCTGGTACCAGCCCCGCATCAGTGCGAAGGCCGCCCACGAGCATCTGCAGCAGTCGACTCCAGGCAGCTTCCTGCTCCGCCGCAGCACGCCCCGCCACTTTGAGCTCTGTCTGCGTCTCGAACGGAAGGTGAAGACTTACCCCGTGCAGTCCACGCGCACCCAGATGTACCGCCTGAAGGGGGCCAAGAAGCAGTTCAGCACTCTCAAGGCATTGATTACCCACCACTCGGTGATGGCCGAGCAGCTACCCCTCACCCTGGACATGCCCAGGGAGCGACATGTGGTCAAGTCGTCCGCGGTGCGCTATGCGGATGACTTCGAGCCGCTGGAGTCTCTCCAGCTCCTGGGCATACTCAAGAGTTTGCAGGCCAAGAGCATTGAAATATAG